One window of Drosophila bipectinata strain 14024-0381.07 chromosome 4, DbipHiC1v2, whole genome shotgun sequence genomic DNA carries:
- the pan gene encoding protein pangolin, isoforms A/H/I/S isoform X7: MKKCRARFGLDQQNQWCKPCRRKKKCVRYMEAMNGNGPMEDGSGHEDHGSQLSDDDDDDDDDNPLGESCGSADENNKILDDDAESLNQSLSSPGCLSSLQSPSTRTSLASPQIVNINTIAPAVFSCVSAEQSSNLRTKSVSISGSSSGSTCSISTTPNTSSTVSPVTGTTGPSPISANERAMMLGNRFSHLGMGLSPPVINTTNNQTEPFYHTHPTVINNTFPTLPKIINSNCLNSGLVPKAPVSNILRSPIGANPRDINNPLSINQLTKRRENKNFEIIKTIDSEASVAQAANSLIHHVSTNNYHVNHTLLSSNLNQNFQKQIGSSVGTSKNITPSMICETIDNGECKKKTDGKANVSITPSAGATETGVISVS; encoded by the coding sequence acgcaaaaaaaaatgtgttcgTTATATGGAGGCAATGAATGGAAATGGTCCTATGGAAGACGGCAGCGGTCATGAAGATCATGGAAGCCAATTGAgtgacgacgacgatgatgatgatgatgataaccCACTTGGTGAAAGCTGTGGAAGCGCCgatgaaaacaacaaaattttaGATGACGACGCAGAATCTTTAAACCAATCCTTGTCCAGCCCAGGTTGTCTTAGCAGTTTACAAAGTCCATCGACGAGAACGAGTCTAGCCAGCCCTCAAATTGTTAATATAAATACTATTGCTCCGGCTGTATTTTCTTGCGTCAGTGCGGAGCAGTCATCTAATCTGAGAACTAAATCAGTTTCCATATCAGGATCGAGTAGTGGGTCAACATGCAGCATAAGCACCACTCCGAATACCTCAAGTACAGTCTCGCCAGTAACAGGTACAACGGGACCTTCTCCGATTTCAGCTAATGAACGCGCTATGATGCTAGGAAATCGGTTTAGCCACTTAGGAATGGGATTGAGCCCTCCTGTAATTAATACAACTAACAATCAAACAGAACCATTTTATCACACTCACCCTACAGTAATTAATAACACATTCCCTACGTTGCCGAAAATTATTAATAGTAATTGCTTGAATTCTGGGTTAGTACCTAAAGCTCCGGTATCAAATATTTTGCGAAGCCCAATTGGGGCAAATCCAAGAGATATAAACAATCCCCTTAGCATTAATCAATTAACTAAGAGacgtgaaaataaaaattttgaaattattaaaactattGATTCGGAGGCAAGTGTGGCTCAAGCCGCAAATTCTCTTATTCATCATGTATCCACTAATAACTATCATGTGAACCACACTCTCTTAAGTAGcaatttaaatcaaaacttTCAGAAGCAAATTGGTAGCTCTGTTGGAAcatcaaaaaatattacaccCTCAATGATTTGTGAAACTATTGACAATGGcgaatgtaaaaaaaaaacggacgGAAAAGCTAATGTTTCGATAACACCTAGCGCCGGCGCTACCGAAACTGGAGTTATAAGCGTATCATAG
- the pan gene encoding protein pangolin, isoforms A/H/I/S isoform X8, producing MEAMNGNGPMEDGSGHEDHGSQLSDDDDDDDDDNPLGESCGSADENNKILDDDAESLNQSLSSPGCLSSLQSPSTRTSLASPQIVNINTIAPAVFSCVSAEQSSNLRTKSVSISGSSSGSTCSISTTPNTSSTVSPVTGTTGPSPISANERAMMLGNRFSHLGMGLSPPVINTTNNQTEPFYHTHPTVINNTFPTLPKIINSNCLNSGLVPKAPVSNILRSPIGANPRDINNPLSINQLTKRRENKNFEIIKTIDSEASVAQAANSLIHHVSTNNYHVNHTLLSSNLNQNFQKQIGSSVGTSKNITPSMICETIDNGECKKKTDGKANVSITPSAGATETGVISVS from the coding sequence ATGGAGGCAATGAATGGAAATGGTCCTATGGAAGACGGCAGCGGTCATGAAGATCATGGAAGCCAATTGAgtgacgacgacgatgatgatgatgatgataaccCACTTGGTGAAAGCTGTGGAAGCGCCgatgaaaacaacaaaattttaGATGACGACGCAGAATCTTTAAACCAATCCTTGTCCAGCCCAGGTTGTCTTAGCAGTTTACAAAGTCCATCGACGAGAACGAGTCTAGCCAGCCCTCAAATTGTTAATATAAATACTATTGCTCCGGCTGTATTTTCTTGCGTCAGTGCGGAGCAGTCATCTAATCTGAGAACTAAATCAGTTTCCATATCAGGATCGAGTAGTGGGTCAACATGCAGCATAAGCACCACTCCGAATACCTCAAGTACAGTCTCGCCAGTAACAGGTACAACGGGACCTTCTCCGATTTCAGCTAATGAACGCGCTATGATGCTAGGAAATCGGTTTAGCCACTTAGGAATGGGATTGAGCCCTCCTGTAATTAATACAACTAACAATCAAACAGAACCATTTTATCACACTCACCCTACAGTAATTAATAACACATTCCCTACGTTGCCGAAAATTATTAATAGTAATTGCTTGAATTCTGGGTTAGTACCTAAAGCTCCGGTATCAAATATTTTGCGAAGCCCAATTGGGGCAAATCCAAGAGATATAAACAATCCCCTTAGCATTAATCAATTAACTAAGAGacgtgaaaataaaaattttgaaattattaaaactattGATTCGGAGGCAAGTGTGGCTCAAGCCGCAAATTCTCTTATTCATCATGTATCCACTAATAACTATCATGTGAACCACACTCTCTTAAGTAGcaatttaaatcaaaacttTCAGAAGCAAATTGGTAGCTCTGTTGGAAcatcaaaaaatattacaccCTCAATGATTTGTGAAACTATTGACAATGGcgaatgtaaaaaaaaaacggacgGAAAAGCTAATGTTTCGATAACACCTAGCGCCGGCGCTACCGAAACTGGAGTTATAAGCGTATCATAG